GGGTGCTTGATGCATGAGGCACAATCACAAGAATGAGGATACAAGTAAaacaaatctaaattatttcattCATCCATTAAATTTGATATTTCGTACAGCATAACAATACATAACAAGATTCTATAGTTTCATCTAATTCACCAATCAAGTTCCCTAAGATTCATCTTTTAATTCATTATCAATTCACTAATCGTAACATCGTTATCAATTCACTGCTACAGAatcattggaaaaaaaaaaaaaacaaaagaaaaaaaagaaaaaaaaaacaacacttACAAATACAAAACAATCAAAGAAAGTAACCAATCAGACCAGGAATCAATCAATTAGACTTACTAGTTCTCATTACAATCCTTGTCATTCTCAATCCAATCAAACTGACATTCGCCGCGCCAACAAAAGAAGAATGCCTAAACAAATCCGCAATCTCCCTCACCTCCTCATGCCCACACTCTTGCACAACTACCACACACACCCCATTATCCCTCACCGACCTCTCCATCTCTGAAATGAACCTCGCCGGGAACAGAGCCTCCTCCAAATGCCCAGTGTACACCAGATCAAACGCACCATCGAAAAACGGCAAGTCATGCGGATCCGCCCGGCTCACCAGAGGCGGCGAGTCAACCAAATCGACACCCGTTACGTCCGAAATGCCGACTTTGGAGAGGGCCATGACCTCGTGGCCGGCCCCGGCGGAGACACAGAGGACTTTGGAGTGGTTATGGAGGAGACCCAGATGGCGGATTGAGGTGAAGAAGTGAGAAAAGGAAGAGACTTGGGACTTCCAGGCCCTGGAGGACCAGAGGCGGCGGTTCTTCTTGTCGAGGGGGACGAGCTCACGTGGGGAGGAGTCGCAGGTGGACCTGGG
The genomic region above belongs to Carya illinoinensis cultivar Pawnee chromosome 4, C.illinoinensisPawnee_v1, whole genome shotgun sequence and contains:
- the LOC122306669 gene encoding uncharacterized protein LOC122306669, whose translation is MDRHIQIFLHRLSFASITIATLTLLLLFLQTPQTCVPPNSPPKPHLKFPRSTCDSSPRELVPLDKKNRRLWSSRAWKSQVSSFSHFFTSIRHLGLLHNHSKVLCVSAGAGHEVMALSKVGISDVTGVDLVDSPPLVSRADPHDLPFFDGAFDLVYTGHLEEALFPARFISEMERSVRDNGVCVVVVQECGHEEVREIADLFRHSSFVGAANVSLIGLRMTRIVMRTSYIKGFLSGFHIILEAGGLCRINQDYSSE